The following coding sequences lie in one Gemmatimonas sp. genomic window:
- a CDS encoding protein kinase: MSDRLSRLTAALADRYRVERELGAGGMATVYLAHDIKHDRDVAIKVLHPDLGAALGGDRFLTEIRTTARLQHPHILPLLDSGDADGLLYYVMPFVAGETLRARLERERQLPIDDALRIAREVADALGAAHALGIVHRDVKPENILLQNGHATVADFGIALAVQAAGGQRMTQTGLSLGTPQYMSPEQAMGERTIDARADIYALGAVTYEMLTGDAPFTGSSVQAIVARVLTEKPQAIRTVRDTVPFGAEQAVLRALSKLPADRYASTAEFVAALTANTMAVDRNAVDSLSVQAPTDRSRRLRVIAAALAFTTVASLVVAAWALTRAPIAASAAIFDAALPDSAPMARVAGTIATGFGSSSRQLSVSPRGDFVVYAVQRGDSTMLWRRSLIDASAVPITGTSGGRSPRISPDGQRLAFATRTHTMILPIGGGEPRPLLEAAPPSTLEWISNTRLFVLSGDGYRVRWLDPELGVTEDRKISGTRCVWGQWL; the protein is encoded by the coding sequence ATGAGTGATCGACTGTCGCGTCTCACCGCCGCACTCGCCGACCGCTATCGCGTTGAGCGCGAACTTGGCGCCGGCGGCATGGCCACCGTGTATCTCGCGCACGATATCAAACACGACCGCGATGTCGCGATCAAGGTGTTGCACCCCGATTTGGGTGCGGCACTCGGCGGCGACCGGTTCTTAACTGAAATTCGCACGACGGCGCGGTTGCAACATCCGCATATTCTCCCGCTGCTCGACTCAGGCGACGCGGACGGATTGCTGTATTACGTCATGCCGTTCGTCGCGGGCGAAACACTACGCGCGCGCCTCGAGCGTGAGCGGCAATTGCCGATCGACGACGCGCTGCGCATCGCGCGCGAAGTGGCCGACGCCCTCGGCGCGGCGCACGCCCTCGGCATCGTTCACCGCGATGTGAAGCCCGAGAACATCCTGCTGCAGAACGGGCACGCCACGGTCGCCGACTTCGGCATCGCCCTCGCTGTGCAAGCTGCCGGCGGTCAGCGCATGACCCAAACGGGCCTCAGTCTCGGCACACCGCAGTACATGAGCCCCGAACAGGCCATGGGCGAACGCACCATAGATGCGCGCGCGGATATCTACGCGCTCGGCGCGGTGACGTACGAAATGCTCACCGGCGACGCGCCGTTCACCGGCTCCAGCGTGCAGGCCATCGTGGCGCGCGTACTCACCGAAAAGCCGCAGGCGATCCGCACGGTGCGCGATACGGTGCCGTTCGGGGCGGAGCAGGCGGTGCTCCGCGCACTGAGCAAGCTGCCGGCCGATCGCTATGCCAGCACGGCGGAATTCGTCGCGGCCCTCACCGCGAACACGATGGCGGTGGACCGCAACGCGGTAGACTCACTGTCGGTACAGGCTCCAACCGATCGCAGCCGGAGACTGCGAGTGATCGCGGCCGCACTCGCGTTCACGACCGTCGCATCGCTGGTGGTGGCTGCATGGGCGCTTACGCGGGCGCCCATCGCAGCCTCGGCCGCGATCTTCGATGCGGCGCTTCCGGACAGTGCGCCGATGGCGCGCGTGGCGGGCACGATCGCCACCGGCTTTGGTTCGTCGAGTCGGCAACTGTCGGTCTCGCCTCGCGGCGATTTCGTGGTGTATGCCGTGCAGCGCGGCGACTCCACGATGCTCTGGCGCCGCAGTCTCATCGACGCGTCTGCGGTGCCGATCACCGGCACGTCGGGTGGCCGCAGTCCGCGCATTTCCCCCGACGGGCAGCGCCTCGCCTTCGCGACCAGGACGCACACCATGATCCTGCCCATCGGTGGCGGCGAGCCTCGCCCACTGCTGGAAGCTGCGCCTCCTTCCACGCTGGAATGGATCTCCAATACGCGTCTCTTCGTCCTCTCGGGCGATGGCTACCGAGTGAGGTGGCTCGATCCGGAACTGGGCGTGACCGAGGATCGAAAGATTTCGGGTACGCGCTGCGTGTGGGGCCAGTGGCT